One window of the Anopheles cruzii chromosome 2, idAnoCruzAS_RS32_06, whole genome shotgun sequence genome contains the following:
- the LOC128268233 gene encoding ornithine decarboxylase 1-like has translation MSATNALTDLKLIDDSVSIGEVIREVVRTGPYEDPLHVLDLDDLVQKHYGWCAKLPRVKPFYAVKCNDDSRILQTLHALGAGFDCASKGELDRVLSLGVRPENIIFAQPAKSLSSLLYARSKQVQTMTFDGALELDKIHRHYPDARLVLRIRHDSAKVRVTLGKKFGCDPVKDAPELLRRARALRMCVVGISFHVGSDCSEAEVYHEAVKVASGLFEYARSIGYCLSLLDVGGGFPGDNNKPLDPYATAINAAINHYFPPETNVRIMAEPGRYYVASAVTLVTFVDSKRVEREGLADGTEATVMHYYLNDGVFGSFFCTAHEGQVTIPIVTRKAAPVQYRSMVWGPTCDSMDLILSDVRLPELEIGDSVVFENVGAYGQVLACRFNGFSLPKVVAYLREGTWKILQELIRSSPTTQTQIADPDGKLLVSHQSYTPSAETTLSV, from the coding sequence ATGAGTGCCACAAACGCTTTGACCGATTTAAAGCTGATCGATGATTCCGTTTCGATCGGTGAGGTGATTCGTGAAGTTGTCCGCACCGGACCGTACGAGGACCCGCTCCATGTGCTCGACTTGGACGATCTGGTGCAGAAACACTACGGCTGGTGCGCCAAGCTGCCCCGCGTCAAACCATTCTACGCGGTCAAGTGCAACGACGACTCGCGCATCCTGCAAACGCTGCACGCGCTCGGCGCAGGGTTCGACTGCGCATCGAAGGGTGAACTGGACCGCGTCCTTTCGCTGGGCGTTCGGCCGGAAAACATCATCTTTGCGCAACCGGCCAAATCGCTGTCGTCGTTACTGTACGCGCGCTCGAAGCAGGTACAGACGATGACGTTCGATGGCGCCCTGGAGCTGGACAAGATTCACCGACACTATCCGGACGCACGGCTTGTCCTGCGGATACGGCACGACTCGGCGAAGGTACGGGTGACgctggggaaaaagtttgGCTGTGATCCGGTGAAGGACGCACCGGAACTGCTCCGGCGGGCGCGGGCCCTGCGGATGTGTGTCGTCGGTATCAGCTTCCACGTGGGTTCGGATTGCAGCGAGGCGGAGGTGTACCACGAGGCGGTGAAGGTTGCCAGTGGTCTGTTTGAGTACGCCCGCAGCATCGGCTACTGCCTGAGTCTGCTGGACGTCGGAGGAGGCTTTCCGGGAGATAACAATAAACCGCTCGATCCGTACGCGACGGCGATCAACGCGGCCATCAATCACTACTTCCCGCCGGAGACGAACGTACGGATCATGGCGGAACCGGGACGCTACTATGTGGCGTCGGCAGTGACACTGGTGACCTTCGTGGACTCGAAGCGCGTTGAGAGGGAAGGCTTGGCAGACGGCACGGAAGCCACCGTGATGCATTACTATCTCAATGACGGCGTGTTTGGGTCGTTTTTCTGCACGGCCCACGAAGGGCAGGTCACTATTCCGATCGTAACGCGCAAGGCCGCTCCTGTCCAGTACCGATCGATGGTTTGGGGTCCGACCTGCGATTCGATGGATCTGATCTTGTCCGATGTGCGGCTTCCCGAACTGGAGATCGGCGATAGTGTGGTGTTTGAGAACGTCGGAGCTTACGGCCAAGTGCTTGCGTGCCGCTTCAACGGGTTCTCCCTGCCCAAGGTGGTCGCTTATCTCCGCGAAGGAACGTG